One Actinoplanes missouriensis 431 DNA segment encodes these proteins:
- a CDS encoding helix-turn-helix domain-containing protein, with the protein MVIGLVVHAGHRARFADAASTLTGVEFAWAVYEHEDEIRDLVAGLLRDHRPDGLLLGLVPYARARDLIPADLPFSVTRSAALDLALAWARARGNGWPATPVSVDTFATETVDEVATALGLDRTAIATCPFDPDQPVADVVAFHREQLARTGAPYVISVRMGVAAALDGQTAVLHALATPGTIRADLHELALRIRNKRADGQRFAAGLFLLETPDDRARVGLQHLLLNTPEFADAWIDQRGPRGVLVFAPASLFETVTHQWIGLPVLAEARDTLGVRAVAGFGIGASARLSVTLAERAAARAQQDADPGAYLFTGDGMTIGPMGASAAPLTYTYREHGGIEDLAGRAGLSAATLSRLAAVERGLEGRALSPSELARMLGITDPSGRRLIRKLTSADLVIETGSAQENRKGRPTRLYKLAITRALG; encoded by the coding sequence ATGGTCATCGGACTGGTCGTGCACGCCGGCCATCGAGCACGGTTCGCCGACGCGGCGAGCACGCTCACCGGCGTCGAGTTCGCCTGGGCGGTCTACGAGCACGAGGACGAGATCCGTGATCTCGTCGCCGGGCTGCTGCGCGATCACCGCCCGGACGGGCTGCTGCTGGGCCTGGTCCCGTACGCCCGGGCCCGTGACCTGATCCCGGCCGACCTGCCGTTCTCGGTCACCCGCTCGGCGGCCCTCGACCTGGCGCTGGCCTGGGCCCGGGCCCGCGGCAACGGCTGGCCGGCCACCCCGGTCAGTGTGGACACCTTCGCGACCGAGACGGTCGACGAGGTGGCCACCGCCCTCGGCCTGGACCGCACCGCGATCGCCACCTGCCCGTTCGACCCCGACCAGCCGGTCGCCGACGTGGTCGCGTTCCACCGGGAACAGCTGGCCCGCACCGGCGCGCCGTACGTGATAAGCGTCCGGATGGGCGTGGCCGCCGCGCTCGACGGGCAGACCGCCGTGCTGCACGCCCTCGCGACGCCCGGCACGATCCGGGCCGACCTGCACGAGCTGGCCCTGCGGATCCGCAACAAGCGCGCCGACGGCCAGCGGTTCGCGGCCGGGCTCTTCCTGCTCGAGACCCCCGACGACCGGGCCCGGGTGGGACTGCAGCACCTGCTGCTGAACACCCCCGAGTTCGCCGACGCCTGGATCGACCAGCGCGGCCCCCGCGGCGTCCTGGTCTTCGCGCCCGCCTCGCTCTTCGAGACGGTCACCCATCAGTGGATCGGTCTGCCGGTGCTCGCCGAGGCCCGTGACACGCTCGGCGTCCGGGCCGTCGCCGGGTTCGGCATCGGCGCGTCCGCACGGCTCAGCGTGACCCTCGCCGAACGCGCCGCCGCCCGGGCCCAGCAGGACGCCGACCCCGGCGCCTACCTCTTCACCGGCGACGGGATGACGATCGGGCCGATGGGCGCGTCGGCGGCGCCGCTCACCTACACCTACCGCGAACACGGCGGCATCGAGGACCTGGCCGGCCGGGCCGGGCTCAGCGCCGCCACCCTGTCCCGCCTCGCCGCTGTCGAGCGGGGCCTGGAGGGACGGGCCCTCTCCCCCAGCGAGCTGGCCCGGATGCTCGGCATCACCGACCCCAGCGGCAGGCGCCTGATCCGCAAGCTGACCAGCGCGGACCTGGTGATCGAGACCGGCAGCGCCCAGGAGAACCGTAAGGGCCGGCCCACCCGGCTCTACAAGCTGGCGATCACGAGGGCTCTGGGATGA
- a CDS encoding amidohydrolase family protein has product MTWDLLLAGGSSGDIAITGGRIAAIGELSGDARQVVDVTGCLVTPGLIDVHTHVGPGYWGIDPDPIAWHSGVTTWVDAGSAGAYTVSGLRRVADTTAVRVRALLNVSAVGLAGRTGESRDLANCDVALAIDTIQANRDLFHGIKVRIDSETVGANGVEPLRRGLAAAEACGVPVMVHIGTAPPTLDEVLDLLRPGDIVTHCASGIAAPLGPAVRAAADRGVLLDIGHGSGGFAFDVLEAQLDAGLRPYTISTDLHARSLHGPVFDLPTTMAKLLACGVALPDVVAAVTTHPARALGLACSLEAGAPADIAIFEVRPEPLPVVDAHRQVRVSPVRLVNRATYVAGRLLPPRLPEPPAPWIPLTDAQRSALAARTQSIRDLLTTPLVGVDGLAEQFPRRSS; this is encoded by the coding sequence ATGACCTGGGATCTTCTCCTCGCGGGCGGCTCATCCGGCGACATCGCGATCACCGGTGGCCGGATCGCCGCGATCGGCGAGTTGTCCGGCGACGCCCGGCAGGTGGTCGACGTGACCGGCTGCCTGGTCACGCCGGGGCTGATCGACGTGCACACCCACGTCGGGCCGGGTTACTGGGGCATCGACCCGGACCCGATCGCCTGGCACTCCGGCGTCACCACCTGGGTGGACGCCGGCTCCGCGGGGGCGTACACGGTGAGCGGCCTGCGCCGCGTCGCCGACACCACCGCCGTCCGGGTCCGCGCCCTGCTCAACGTCTCCGCGGTCGGCCTGGCCGGGCGCACCGGCGAGAGCCGCGACCTGGCCAACTGCGACGTCGCGCTGGCGATCGACACGATTCAGGCGAACCGGGACCTCTTCCACGGCATCAAGGTGCGCATCGACAGCGAGACCGTGGGCGCCAACGGGGTCGAGCCGCTGCGCCGCGGGCTCGCCGCCGCCGAGGCGTGCGGCGTGCCGGTGATGGTCCACATCGGCACCGCACCGCCCACCCTCGACGAGGTGCTCGACCTGCTCCGCCCGGGCGACATCGTGACGCACTGCGCGAGCGGCATCGCGGCGCCGCTCGGCCCGGCGGTGCGGGCGGCCGCCGATCGCGGGGTGCTGCTCGACATCGGGCACGGCTCGGGCGGTTTCGCGTTCGACGTCCTGGAAGCACAGCTCGACGCGGGGCTGCGGCCGTACACGATCTCCACCGACCTGCACGCGCGCTCGCTGCACGGCCCGGTCTTCGACCTGCCCACCACGATGGCGAAACTGCTCGCCTGCGGCGTCGCCCTGCCCGACGTGGTCGCGGCGGTCACCACGCATCCGGCCCGGGCGCTGGGTCTGGCCTGCTCGCTGGAGGCAGGCGCTCCGGCCGACATCGCGATCTTCGAGGTACGGCCGGAGCCGCTCCCGGTCGTCGACGCCCACCGCCAGGTCCGGGTCTCCCCGGTACGGCTCGTGAACCGGGCCACCTACGTCGCCGGTCGCCTGCTCCCGCCCCGCCTGCCGGAGCCACCCGCCCCCTGGATCCCGCTCACCGACGCGCAGCGGTCGGCGCTCGCCGCCCGCACGCAGTCCATCCGTGACCTGCTCACCACCCCGCTGGTCGGGGTGGACGGGCTGGCCGAACAGTTCCCACGAAGGAGTTCCTGA
- a CDS encoding RidA family protein, giving the protein MPKRAVITDKAAPAGGPYSHAVVAGDTVYLAGAVPMLPDGTWVTGSFAEQAHAAFRNLAAVAEAAGSSLDQAVRVGVYLRDFGDFPEMNEIYKEYIKGDDLPVRTTLPVALVGFDIEIDAILYTGA; this is encoded by the coding sequence ATGCCCAAGCGCGCTGTGATCACCGACAAGGCGGCGCCCGCCGGTGGCCCGTACTCGCACGCCGTCGTCGCCGGCGACACCGTCTACCTGGCCGGCGCGGTCCCGATGCTGCCCGACGGCACCTGGGTGACCGGGAGTTTCGCGGAGCAGGCCCACGCCGCGTTCCGCAACCTGGCCGCGGTCGCCGAGGCCGCCGGGTCGAGCCTGGACCAGGCCGTGCGGGTCGGTGTCTACCTGCGCGACTTCGGTGACTTCCCGGAGATGAACGAGATCTACAAGGAGTACATCAAGGGCGACGACCTTCCGGTACGCACGACGCTGCCGGTCGCGCTGGTCGGCTTCGACATCGAGATCGACGCCATCCTCTACACCGGCGCCTGA
- a CDS encoding serine/threonine-protein kinase: MPQPGELLGGRYRLDDRIAAGGMGDVWRATDTVLDRPVAVKTLLAGYAGDESFRSRFHHEARAMAALRHAGVVPVYDFGDTGDGAYLVMARVDGQPLDRRIAERGALSPAETMSIVAQAARALAAAHDTGIVHRDVKPGNLIIEPDGTVVLVDFGVARSAQSVTLTGAREVVGTALYIAPEQVSKQATGPAADVYALGVVAYHCLAGHPPFLGDNPLAVALQHVTDEPPPLPAGVPAPVRDLIATALAKDPAARFPSAAAMADAADRAVAGTDLSATLAGGADTVRFSPGAAGTAGAAGIAGAAGTTGAAGIAGAAAASTSPAETAVTSTRAWTPPPGSIPPPDPTARTGPGKRRHLVLLSALLAALIGAGTLIAVADPFGFFPATAPATTEPAPQESASKPGGAAKENRNDAGEAATTSTKGQEKKRSAESPAARASRTTTAPAATATTQPETTAPETTATTTPAEDPATATTAPETTTNPTGDSGGNGNGNGNGNGGGNGNGNGNGNGDDEEDGSNAENEQETE; encoded by the coding sequence ATGCCTCAGCCCGGAGAGTTGCTAGGTGGCCGCTACCGGCTCGACGACCGGATAGCCGCAGGCGGCATGGGAGACGTCTGGCGCGCCACGGACACCGTCCTGGATCGGCCGGTCGCCGTGAAGACGCTGCTGGCCGGATACGCCGGTGACGAGTCGTTCCGGAGCCGGTTCCACCACGAGGCGCGGGCCATGGCGGCGCTGCGGCACGCGGGTGTCGTCCCGGTCTACGACTTCGGTGACACCGGTGACGGCGCCTACCTCGTGATGGCCCGCGTCGACGGCCAGCCGCTGGACCGGCGGATCGCCGAACGCGGCGCGCTGAGCCCGGCGGAGACCATGTCGATCGTGGCTCAGGCCGCGCGGGCCCTGGCGGCCGCGCACGACACCGGGATCGTGCATCGCGACGTCAAACCCGGCAACCTGATCATCGAACCGGACGGCACCGTCGTCCTCGTCGACTTCGGCGTCGCCCGGTCCGCGCAGTCGGTGACGCTCACCGGCGCGCGGGAGGTGGTGGGCACCGCGCTGTACATCGCTCCGGAGCAGGTGTCTAAGCAGGCCACCGGCCCGGCCGCCGACGTGTACGCGCTCGGCGTCGTCGCCTACCACTGCCTCGCCGGCCACCCGCCGTTCCTCGGCGACAACCCGCTCGCCGTGGCGTTGCAGCACGTGACCGACGAGCCGCCGCCGCTACCCGCCGGCGTGCCGGCGCCGGTGCGGGACCTGATCGCCACGGCGCTGGCGAAGGATCCGGCCGCCCGGTTCCCGTCGGCAGCGGCCATGGCGGACGCGGCGGACCGGGCCGTGGCCGGCACCGACCTGTCGGCGACCCTCGCCGGCGGCGCCGACACCGTCCGATTCAGTCCCGGAGCGGCCGGGACAGCGGGAGCAGCCGGGATAGCGGGAGCAGCCGGGACAACGGGAGCAGCCGGGATAGCGGGAGCGGCCGCCGCTTCGACGTCACCTGCCGAGACCGCGGTGACCTCGACCCGCGCGTGGACCCCACCGCCCGGAAGCATCCCGCCGCCGGACCCCACCGCGCGCACCGGTCCCGGCAAGCGACGCCACCTCGTCCTCCTCTCCGCCCTGCTCGCGGCCCTCATCGGCGCCGGAACCCTGATCGCGGTGGCCGACCCGTTCGGCTTCTTCCCCGCGACCGCCCCGGCGACCACCGAGCCCGCGCCCCAGGAGTCGGCGAGCAAGCCCGGCGGCGCCGCGAAGGAGAACCGGAACGACGCCGGCGAGGCCGCGACGACGAGCACCAAGGGCCAGGAGAAGAAGAGGTCCGCCGAGAGCCCGGCGGCCCGCGCCTCGCGGACCACCACGGCGCCCGCCGCCACCGCGACCACGCAGCCGGAGACCACCGCCCCGGAGACGACCGCGACCACTACACCCGCCGAGGATCCGGCGACCGCGACGACCGCGCCGGAGACCACCACGAACCCGACCGGCGACTCCGGCGGGAACGGCAACGGGAACGGCAACGGCAACGGCGGCGGAAACGGCAATGGCAACGGCAACGGCAACGGGGACGACGAGGAGGACGGGAGTAACGCGGAAAACGAGCAAGAGACCGAATAG
- a CDS encoding acyltransferase family protein: MSVIHGSGVTSRASETSAPAGRPRPHLGFRPDIEGMRAIAVTLVVLSHAGVAALAGGYVGVDVFFVISGFLITTLLLKELDRTGTVSLASFYARRAVRLLPASAVVLVATLAGAWLWLPSTRFHSISLDALFTTFYGINWRLADEGVQYLNADAAPSPLQHFWSLAVEEQFYLVWPLLMLVYAAVWARRRTRPKVAIPAQRTSSFAESRPENPGQTPSAVRVKHVPLTVILALIAVISLVASITQTESAAPWAYFGAHTRAWELAIGALVAVGASRLAGLPGRFAAVLTWLGMAAVISSAFLYGEDTAFPGSAALLPVLGSAAIIAAGCAAPAGSAAVVLRTRPFQLIGRYSYSWYLWHWPVLMIGPAALGREPSLKLGLALSAASLLVAVASYHLVENPVRNRPWIKSSARRGLAVGLALTAVTAGLSLAATRFTPSVTTGDAVAETGGLLAGATDPRAELRTLLAEAAQQRTLPANLRPAPADAAKDQPVIYRDHCHVDYPFVAADNPCVYGDRSASDAMFLLGDSHAAHWFPAVDAVARERGLKLFSRTKAACQAPSVLVFNGVLKRPYQECAEWREKVFAEIDEQRPKFVVLSSNGGDSGGLVSPENKPLDRGPDRDKLWVDAWDRTLDRIEKAGATPVLLLDTPWPAGSTPECVVTHPDAVNRCARPAREAFVEPARRKLVAAAARERGATVIDTKDWFCTAQVCPAVVGNLMVWKDSSHISTGYAEMLTPLLSRGMPK; this comes from the coding sequence ATGTCGGTCATCCACGGCTCCGGTGTCACCTCACGTGCTTCCGAGACGTCGGCACCGGCCGGCAGACCCCGCCCGCATCTCGGCTTCCGGCCGGACATCGAGGGCATGCGCGCGATCGCGGTGACCCTCGTGGTCCTCTCGCACGCCGGTGTCGCGGCGCTGGCCGGCGGTTACGTGGGCGTCGACGTCTTCTTCGTGATCTCCGGATTCCTGATCACCACGCTGCTCCTCAAGGAGTTGGACCGTACCGGCACCGTCTCGCTGGCCAGCTTCTACGCCCGCCGGGCGGTGCGCCTGCTGCCGGCCTCGGCGGTGGTCCTGGTCGCCACGCTGGCCGGCGCCTGGCTCTGGCTGCCGTCGACCCGGTTCCACTCGATCAGCCTGGACGCGCTCTTCACCACGTTCTACGGCATCAACTGGCGCCTGGCCGACGAGGGCGTGCAGTACCTGAACGCCGACGCCGCCCCCTCGCCTCTGCAACACTTCTGGTCGCTGGCCGTCGAGGAGCAGTTCTACCTGGTCTGGCCGCTGCTCATGCTGGTCTACGCCGCGGTCTGGGCCCGCCGCCGCACCCGGCCCAAGGTCGCCATCCCGGCCCAGCGCACCTCCAGCTTCGCGGAGAGCAGGCCTGAGAACCCCGGGCAAACCCCCTCCGCGGTACGGGTGAAGCACGTCCCGCTGACCGTGATCCTCGCCCTGATCGCGGTGATCTCGCTGGTCGCCAGCATCACGCAGACCGAGTCGGCGGCCCCCTGGGCGTACTTCGGAGCGCACACCCGCGCCTGGGAGCTGGCGATCGGCGCGCTCGTGGCGGTCGGCGCCTCCCGGCTGGCCGGCCTGCCCGGCCGGTTCGCCGCCGTGCTGACCTGGCTCGGCATGGCCGCCGTGATCAGCTCGGCGTTCCTCTACGGCGAGGACACCGCGTTCCCCGGCTCGGCCGCGCTGCTGCCGGTCCTCGGGTCCGCGGCGATCATCGCGGCCGGTTGCGCCGCGCCGGCGGGCAGCGCCGCGGTGGTGCTGCGCACCCGGCCGTTCCAGCTGATCGGGCGGTACTCGTACAGCTGGTACCTGTGGCACTGGCCGGTGCTGATGATCGGTCCCGCGGCGCTCGGCCGGGAGCCGTCGCTGAAACTCGGGCTGGCGCTCTCCGCCGCGTCGCTGCTGGTCGCCGTCGCGTCGTACCACCTGGTGGAGAACCCGGTCCGGAACCGTCCCTGGATCAAGTCGAGCGCCCGCCGCGGCCTGGCCGTCGGGCTGGCGCTGACCGCGGTGACGGCCGGCCTCTCCCTGGCCGCCACCCGGTTCACCCCGTCGGTGACGACCGGTGACGCGGTCGCGGAGACGGGCGGCCTGCTCGCCGGGGCGACCGATCCGCGGGCCGAGTTGCGTACCCTGCTGGCCGAGGCCGCGCAGCAGCGCACGCTGCCGGCGAACCTGCGCCCGGCCCCGGCGGACGCCGCCAAGGACCAGCCGGTGATCTACCGGGACCACTGCCACGTCGACTATCCGTTCGTCGCCGCCGACAACCCCTGTGTGTACGGCGACCGCTCCGCCTCCGACGCGATGTTCCTGCTCGGCGACTCGCACGCGGCCCACTGGTTCCCCGCGGTCGACGCGGTCGCCCGGGAGCGCGGCCTGAAACTCTTCTCCCGGACGAAGGCCGCCTGCCAGGCCCCGTCGGTGCTGGTCTTCAACGGCGTGCTGAAGCGGCCCTACCAGGAGTGCGCGGAGTGGCGGGAGAAGGTCTTCGCCGAGATCGACGAGCAGCGGCCGAAATTCGTGGTCCTCTCCTCGAACGGCGGGGACAGCGGCGGCCTGGTCTCGCCGGAGAACAAGCCGCTGGACCGCGGGCCGGACCGGGACAAACTCTGGGTGGACGCCTGGGACCGCACGCTCGACCGGATCGAGAAAGCCGGCGCCACACCCGTCCTGCTGCTGGACACCCCGTGGCCGGCCGGGTCGACGCCGGAGTGCGTGGTGACCCACCCGGACGCGGTGAACCGGTGCGCCCGCCCGGCGCGGGAGGCGTTCGTGGAGCCCGCCCGCCGGAAACTGGTCGCGGCGGCCGCCCGGGAGCGGGGCGCCACGGTGATCGACACGAAGGACTGGTTCTGCACCGCGCAGGTCTGCCCGGCGGTCGTCGGCAACCTGATGGTCTGGAAGGACAGCAGCCACATCAGCACCGGGTACGCCGAGATGCTGACGCCGCTGCTGAGCAGGGGCATGCCGAAGTAA
- a CDS encoding urease subunit gamma, translating into MFLSQHEQERLLIHVAADVARRRRDRGLRLNHPEATAIITAFLLEGARDGRTVADLMDAGRRVLTRDDVLEGVPEMLAEVQVEATFPDGTKLVTVHGPIS; encoded by the coding sequence TTGTTCCTCAGCCAGCACGAGCAGGAAAGACTGCTCATCCACGTGGCGGCCGACGTCGCCCGGCGCCGCCGAGACCGGGGTCTGCGGCTCAACCATCCGGAAGCCACCGCGATCATCACCGCGTTCCTGCTGGAGGGGGCGCGCGACGGCCGTACCGTCGCGGACCTGATGGACGCCGGGCGCCGGGTGCTGACCCGCGACGACGTCCTGGAGGGGGTGCCCGAGATGCTCGCCGAGGTGCAGGTCGAGGCGACCTTCCCGGACGGCACCAAGCTCGTCACCGTGCACGGGCCGATCTCATGA
- a CDS encoding urease subunit beta encodes MTVPGEILYGDGDIEINAGRPTRALTVHNTGDRPVQVGSHFHFAESNAALEFDRDAAWGYRLGVPAGTSVRFEPGIPRDVTLVALAGRRIVPGLRGLAGGPLDAEAPAPEPDPSDIEPAGSLDEDTGESQPTGDNGSPR; translated from the coding sequence ATGACGGTCCCCGGCGAGATCCTGTACGGCGACGGCGACATCGAGATCAACGCGGGCCGCCCGACCCGGGCGCTGACCGTGCACAACACCGGTGACCGGCCGGTCCAGGTCGGATCGCATTTCCACTTCGCCGAGTCCAACGCGGCTCTGGAGTTCGACCGGGACGCCGCCTGGGGTTACCGCCTCGGCGTGCCGGCCGGCACGTCGGTGCGGTTCGAGCCGGGCATCCCGCGTGACGTCACGCTGGTGGCTCTGGCCGGCCGGCGCATCGTCCCGGGCCTGCGCGGCCTGGCCGGCGGCCCGCTCGACGCCGAGGCGCCGGCCCCGGAACCCGATCCGTCCGACATCGAACCGGCCGGTTCCCTCGACGAGGACACCGGCGAGAGCCAGCCCACCGGCGACAACGGCAGCCCGCGGTGA
- a CDS encoding urease subunit alpha has product MTRLDRSRYAALYGPTAGDRIRLADTNLLIEIEEDRSCGPRPGDEVVFGGGKVIRESMGQSRATRAEGTPDTVITGVVVLDHWGVVKADVGIRDGRIAAIGKAGNPDTMDGVHPDLVIGASTEIIAGNGKILTAGAIDSHVHLISPTILDTALASGITTIIGGGTGPAEGTKATTVTPNAWHLARMLESLDTWPINVLLLGKGNTMSTESMWEQLRGGAGGFKLHEDWGTTPAAIDACLTVADASGVQIAIHTDTLNEAGFVEETLRAIAGRSIHAYHTEGAGGGHAPDIITVASHPNILPSSTNPTRPYTRNTLSEHLDMLMVCHHLNSAVPEDLAFAESRIRPSTMAAEDYLHDLGAISMIGSDSQAMGRVGEVITRTWQTAHVMKARVGALAGDGAADNNRAKRYVAKYTLCPAVAHGMAEQVGSVEPGKLADLVLWDPAFFGVRPSLVIKGGMIAYAQMGDANASIPTPQPMLPRPMFGSYGVVPSQTSVAFVAPAAIDALLSDRIGVKRALVPVSDTRSVGKADMVHNDAMPRIEVSADTFEVRIDGQVIEPEPVSELPMAQRYFLF; this is encoded by the coding sequence ATGACCAGACTGGACCGCAGCCGGTACGCCGCCCTCTACGGGCCCACCGCCGGTGACCGGATCCGGCTCGCCGACACCAACCTGCTGATCGAGATCGAGGAGGACCGCAGCTGCGGGCCGCGGCCCGGGGACGAGGTCGTCTTCGGCGGCGGCAAGGTGATCCGCGAGTCGATGGGACAGTCCCGCGCCACCCGCGCCGAGGGCACCCCGGACACCGTGATCACCGGCGTGGTCGTCCTCGACCACTGGGGCGTCGTCAAGGCCGACGTGGGCATCCGCGACGGGCGGATCGCGGCGATCGGCAAGGCCGGCAACCCGGACACCATGGACGGGGTCCACCCGGACCTGGTGATCGGCGCCAGCACCGAGATCATCGCGGGTAACGGCAAGATCCTGACGGCCGGCGCGATCGACAGCCACGTCCACCTGATCAGCCCGACCATCCTGGACACCGCGCTCGCGTCCGGCATCACCACGATCATCGGCGGCGGCACCGGGCCGGCCGAGGGCACCAAGGCGACCACCGTCACGCCGAACGCCTGGCACCTGGCCCGGATGCTGGAGTCGCTGGACACCTGGCCGATCAACGTGCTGCTGCTCGGCAAGGGCAACACGATGTCCACCGAGTCGATGTGGGAGCAGCTGCGCGGCGGCGCCGGCGGTTTCAAGCTGCACGAGGACTGGGGCACCACGCCTGCCGCGATCGACGCCTGCCTGACCGTGGCGGACGCCTCCGGCGTGCAGATCGCGATCCACACCGACACGCTGAACGAGGCGGGCTTCGTCGAGGAGACGTTGCGGGCCATCGCCGGGCGCTCGATCCACGCGTACCACACCGAGGGGGCCGGCGGCGGGCACGCGCCGGACATCATCACCGTCGCGTCCCACCCGAACATCCTGCCGTCCTCGACGAACCCGACCCGGCCGTACACCCGTAACACCCTCAGCGAGCACCTCGACATGCTGATGGTCTGCCACCACCTGAACTCGGCGGTGCCGGAGGATCTGGCGTTCGCGGAGAGCCGGATCCGGCCGTCCACCATGGCCGCCGAGGACTACCTGCACGACCTCGGGGCGATCTCGATGATCGGCTCGGACTCGCAGGCGATGGGCCGGGTCGGTGAGGTGATCACGCGTACCTGGCAGACCGCGCACGTCATGAAGGCGCGCGTCGGCGCACTCGCGGGCGACGGCGCCGCCGACAACAACCGGGCGAAACGGTACGTCGCGAAATACACGCTCTGCCCGGCCGTCGCGCACGGCATGGCCGAGCAGGTCGGTTCGGTCGAGCCGGGGAAACTCGCCGACCTGGTGCTCTGGGACCCGGCCTTCTTCGGCGTCCGGCCGTCGCTCGTGATCAAGGGCGGGATGATCGCGTACGCGCAGATGGGCGACGCGAACGCCTCCATCCCGACGCCGCAGCCGATGCTGCCACGGCCGATGTTCGGGTCCTACGGCGTCGTGCCGTCGCAGACGTCGGTGGCGTTCGTCGCCCCGGCGGCCATCGACGCGCTGCTCTCCGACCGGATCGGGGTGAAACGGGCGCTCGTCCCGGTCTCCGACACCCGGTCGGTGGGCAAGGCCGACATGGTGCACAACGACGCGATGCCGCGGATCGAGGTCAGCGCGGACACCTTCGAGGTACGGATCGACGGCCAGGTCATCGAGCCCGAGCCGGTGTCGGAGCTGCCCATGGCTCAGCGGTACTTCCTGTTCTGA
- a CDS encoding urease accessory protein UreF has protein sequence MSLATLLLLADGRLPSGGHAHSGGLEAQVAAGRVTDVTGLDGFLRGRLATGGLVAAAFAAAACADVSRGAELDDGLDARTPSPALRKASRAQGRALLRAGRAMWQLPGRRGRDPHQPVALGFLAAAAGLTPAEAAVAAAHGTITGPASAAVRLLGLDPYGVHALLARLTSDCDRIAALAAARQHDAVDDLPAAGAPLLDIGAEHHATWEVRLFAS, from the coding sequence ATGAGTCTTGCAACGTTGCTGCTGCTCGCGGACGGGCGGCTGCCGTCCGGCGGCCATGCCCACTCGGGCGGGCTGGAGGCCCAGGTCGCGGCGGGCCGGGTCACCGACGTCACCGGGCTGGACGGGTTCCTCCGCGGCCGGCTCGCCACCGGGGGCCTGGTCGCCGCGGCGTTCGCGGCGGCCGCCTGCGCGGACGTGAGCCGCGGCGCCGAGCTCGACGACGGTCTCGACGCGCGGACACCCTCCCCCGCGCTGCGCAAGGCGTCCCGGGCGCAGGGCCGCGCGCTGCTCCGGGCCGGCCGGGCGATGTGGCAGCTGCCCGGCAGACGCGGCCGGGACCCGCATCAGCCGGTCGCGCTCGGGTTTCTGGCCGCGGCTGCCGGGCTGACGCCCGCCGAGGCCGCGGTCGCCGCGGCGCACGGCACGATCACCGGTCCGGCCAGCGCGGCGGTCCGGCTCCTCGGGCTTGATCCGTACGGCGTGCACGCCCTGCTCGCCCGTCTCACTTCCGACTGTGACCGGATCGCGGCGCTGGCCGCGGCCCGGCAGCACGACGCGGTCGACGACCTGCCGGCCGCGGGAGCTCCCCTGCTCGACATCGGCGCCGAGCACCACGCCACCTGGGAGGTGCGTCTCTTTGCATCCTGA
- the ureG gene encoding urease accessory protein UreG, producing MHPELHDHGPDEVPHTHPEAGVDPHEPLAAGTRALRIGIGGPVGSGKTALVAALCRALGAQLRLAVVTNDIYTTEDADFLLRNGVLPAERIRAVETGCCPHTAIRDDISANLDAVEDLEEKLGPLDLVLVESGGDNLTATFSKGLIDQQIFVVDVSGGDKVPRKGGPGVTTSDLLVINKTDLAPLVGADLSVMERDAGARRGALPTVFLSLAQDKHATPVADWIRSLVADAR from the coding sequence TTGCATCCTGAACTCCATGATCACGGCCCGGACGAGGTCCCTCACACCCACCCGGAAGCGGGAGTGGACCCGCACGAGCCGCTCGCCGCCGGCACCCGCGCGCTGCGGATCGGCATCGGCGGGCCGGTCGGCTCGGGCAAGACCGCGCTCGTCGCCGCCCTGTGCCGGGCGCTCGGTGCCCAGTTGCGGCTGGCGGTCGTCACCAACGACATCTACACCACCGAGGACGCGGACTTCCTGCTGCGCAACGGGGTGCTGCCGGCCGAGCGGATCCGCGCGGTCGAGACCGGCTGCTGCCCGCACACCGCGATCCGCGACGACATCTCGGCGAACCTGGACGCCGTCGAGGACCTCGAGGAGAAACTGGGCCCGCTCGACCTGGTGCTGGTGGAGAGCGGCGGGGACAACCTGACCGCGACGTTCAGCAAGGGCCTGATCGACCAGCAGATCTTCGTGGTCGACGTGTCCGGCGGGGACAAGGTGCCGCGCAAGGGCGGTCCCGGCGTCACCACGTCCGACCTGCTCGTCATCAACAAGACCGACCTGGCCCCGCTGGTCGGCGCGGACCTGTCGGTGATGGAACGCGACGCGGGCGCCCGGCGCGGCGCGCTGCCGACCGTGTTCCTGTCGCTGGCGCAGGACAAGCACGCCACCCCGGTGGCGGACTGGATCCGCTCCCTGGTGGCTGATGCGCGCTGA